One region of Mangifera indica cultivar Alphonso chromosome 3, CATAS_Mindica_2.1, whole genome shotgun sequence genomic DNA includes:
- the LOC123211054 gene encoding small polypeptide DEVIL 22-like produces the protein MVELKLQQFKCEAKKRKGHGFSTKCASLVKEQRARIYILRRCATMLLCWYIHGDD, from the coding sequence ATGGTCGAGCTTAAGTTACAGCAATTCAAGTGTGAAGCCAAGAAGAGAAAGGGGCATGGCTTCTCCACTAAATGTGCTTCCCTAGTTAAAGAGCAACGTGCGCGTATCTACATATTGCGCCGTTGTGCCACCATGCTCCTCTGCTGGTATATTCATGGTGATGACTAG
- the LOC123210044 gene encoding uncharacterized protein C630.12 — MKQHQKVTVVLCLTWVITLLYGEMFAFWLPFLFSCSWPQLQPHPSSSSTNSSIRINSTGDFVKVAVLADPQLMDKTSLHLPPRSIALELAQFYTDLYMRRAFFAFVLPFKPDVILFLGDYFDGGPYLSDEEWQESLSRFKHIFGFKNQARYKDIPVYYLSGNHDIGYSSLHSDKPEVIRRYENIFGKRNFRFTVGKIEFISVDAQTLDGHPEGQLTSETWDFVKNVSVDVQLHPRVLLTHIPLYRRDWTPCGPHRNSPVINQRILHTVPGQQILYQNYITEESSSHLLDLIKPVLVLSGHDHDQCTVIHKAKFGPIKEHTVGTISWQQGNLYPSFMLLSASNAALLSTSSPEEAVSTHLCFLPMQTHIYIWYLSLFILTLLTLLVWPTSGLAFGLHYSDLVEYSKKLLSSNIFKGGTKEKNEDEHCEYEMIWDAEGSMHLVKKPISTPISQSSNRGSIERGNAVMRPTARKIVPQEIEICMNMDMSVGGDPPTKLPPKTSKSKMNFIISRLVRTFRMVTFIAAVNISLYMMLLFKDWIHL, encoded by the exons ATGAAGCAGCATCAGAAGGTGACTGTAGTGCTATGCTTGACATGGGTGATCACTCTTCTCTATGGCGAGATGTTTGCATTTTGGCTtccctttctcttctcttgttCTTGGCCACAACTACAACCACATCCATCCTCTTCTTCTACTAATTCTTCG ATTCGGATAAATTCAACTGGTGATTTTGTTAAAGTCGCTGTTCTTGCAGATCCACAG CTCATGGATAAAACCTCCCTTCATCTGCCTCCAAGATCAATTGCTCTGGAATTGGCACAGTTCTACACTGATCTGTATATGCGCAGAGCCTTCTTTGCCTTTGTCCTACCTTTCAAGCCTGATgtcattttgtttttgggcGATTATTTTGACGGGGGTCCTTATTTGTCAGATGAAGA ATGGCAGGAATCTTTGAGCCGCTTTAAACATATCTTCGGTTTCAAAAATCAAGCAAGATATAAGGACATCCCAGTTTACTATCTTTCAGGAAATCATGATATTGGTTATTCAAGTCTTCACTCTGATAAACCAGAG GTTATAAGGCGCTATGAAAACATATTTGGGAAGAGAAACTTCCGATTTACAGTTGGAAAAATTGAGTTCATTTCTGTTGATGCCCAAACTCTAGATG GACATCCAGAAGGACAGCTGACCTCTGAAACGTGGGATTTTGTGAAAAATGTATCTGTAG ATGTTCAATTGCATCCTAGGGTTTTATTGACACATATTCCATTGTACCGGAGGGATTGGACTCCTTGTGGCCCTCATCGTAATTCCCCTGTCATCAATCAG CGGATCTTGCATACTGTTCCTGGTCAACAAATACT GTACCAAAATTATATCACGGAGGAATCATCAAGCCACTTACTGGACTTGATCAAACCT GTGCTTGTTTTATCTGGGCATGATCATGACCAGTGTACAGTTATCCATAAAGCAAAATTTGGACCAATAAAGGAG CACACTGTAGGGACCATAAGTTGGCAGCAGGGAAATTTGTATCCATCTTTTATGCTATTATCTGCTAGCAATGCAGCTCTTTTAAGCACAAGCAGTCCGGAAGAAGCAGTGTCTACTCATCTCTgttttcttccaatgcaaacacacatttatatatg GTATCTATCACTATTTATTCTGACCCTTCTTACACTCCTTGTTTGGCCAACTAGTGGCCTGGCTTTTGGGCTCCACTATAGTGATTTAGTGGAGTATAGCAAAAAACTGTTAAGTAGCAACATTTTTAAAGGTGGgactaaagagaaaaatgaagatgagCATTGTGAGTACGAAATGATTTGGGATGCAGAAGGATCAATGCATCTTGTAAAGAAACCCATAAGTACCCCAATTTCACAGTCAAGTAACAGAGGGTCAATAGAAAG AGGCAATGCTGTAATGCGACCTACAGCCCGAAAAATCGTTCCTCAAGAGATAGAGATATGTATGAACATGGACATGAGTGTTGGTGGTGATCCTCCAACAAAATTGCCTCCTAAAACAAGTAAATCGAAGATGAATTTCATAATCAGCAGATTAGTTCGCACATTCCGAATGGTTACATTCATTGCTGCAGTTAATATTTCTCTCTACATGATGTTGCTGTTCAAGGATTGGATTCATCTATGA
- the LOC123211035 gene encoding tyrosine-sulfated glycopeptide receptor 1-like, giving the protein MNHALTFLFQLLMMVLDKAACGGAAALNLQLKTRLRAFAFFHSMSHNRNRVFLFLLLISIQLQLFYPCYAAVACNKNDRDSLLSFFPNISSSSLNWSSSIDCCQWDGVDCDAQDGRVTHLRLPFKGLTATLSPSLANLTRLSYLDLSHNRLFGPIPASFFLFLNHLLVLDLSFNLLSGELPANLYDNNFTAIDIQNLDLSSNHFEGSIPSTSFLQAAWNLTTFNVSNNSFTGLIPSYLCSNFSGSLRQLDLSYNDFNDQIPSGLGRCSQLEILRAGFNNLSGAVPQDIYDIASLQQLSLAINHLSGPIHDSIANLSNLRVLELYSNEFTGLIPKDIGKLSNLEKLLLHINNLTGSLPPSLVNCIKLTTLNLRVNYLEGNLSAFNFSSLIYLNTLDLGNNQFTGILPPSLYSCKSLTAVRLASNQLEGQIFPDILSLQSLSFFSVSNNRLTNITGAIRNPMGCKNLTTFIMSKNFFNEPIPQDENLVASDGFPNLQVLGLGGCQFTGQVPNWLAKLKKLEVLDLSVNQISGSIPGWLGNLTNLFYLDLSQNFLSGEFPKELTRLTALASQEANDKVDRSYLELPVFVIPNNATNQQYNQLSNLPPAIYLRNNSLTGSIPVDIGQLKVLHVLDLSSNDLFGNIPDELSNLTNLEFLDLSVNRLSGEIPPSLRGLHFLSHFSVAENNLQGPIPSGGQFDTFPPSSFDGNPELCGSIVQRSCPYPSGPTHPTASDESTNIKLVVGLVIGICFGTGLIITMLALLILSKRRIIPRGDPDKFEWDAISSNSNFGVPPEGNKNTSLVNLFENNTNEIKDLTISELLKATDNFNQANIIGCGGFGLVYKATLANGTKLAFKKLSGDLGLMEREFRAEVEALSTAQHKNLVSLQGYCIHEGYRLLIYSYMENGSLDYWLHEKPDGASQLDWPTRLKVARGTSCGLAYMHQICEPHIVHRDIKSSNILLDDQFEAHLSDFGLSRLILPYQTHVTTELVGTLGYIPPEYGQAWVATLRGDMYSFGVVMLELLTGKRPVEVFKPKMSRELVGWVQRMRSEGKQDQVFDPIIRGKGFDEEMLQVLDVACMCVSQNPFKRPTIKEVVEWLENVGATHRNENKDS; this is encoded by the coding sequence ATGAACCATGCACTCACCTTCCTTTTTCAACTCTTGATGATGGTACTTGATAAAGCAGCCTGCGGCGGAGCTGCTGCTCTGAATCTACAACTGAAAACAAGACTCAGAGCTTTCGCCTTCTTCCACTCCATGTCTCACAACAGAAACAGGGTCTTCTTGTTTCTTCTACTGATATCAATACAATTGCAATTATTCTATCCTTGCTATGCTGCTGTGGCCTGCAACAAAAATGATCGTGACTctcttttgtctttctttcCAAACATATCATCATCCTCGTTGAATTGGTCTTCTTCTATTGACTGCTGTCAGTGGGATGGCGTTGATTGTGATGCTCAAGATGGGCGTGTCACCCATCTCCGTCTACCCTTCAAAGGCCTCACTGCCACTCTCTCCCCATCTCTTGCAAACCTCACCCGCCTTTCTTACCTTGATCTCTCACATAATCGCCTCTTTGGTCCAATCCCCGCctctttcttcctcttcctcaatcacctcctCGTCCTTGATCTCAGCTTCAATCTTCTCTCTGGGGAATTACCAGCCAACCTCTATGACAATAATTTCACTGCCATTGACATCCAGAATCTGGATTTATCAAGCAATCATTTTGAGGGGTCAATCCCTTCAACTTCATTCCTCCAGGCAGCTTGGAATCTCACCACTTTTAATGTCAGCAATAATAGTTTCACAGGGCTGATCCCTTCTTATTTATGCTCTAATTTTTCAGGCTCCCTCAGACAGTTGGATTTATCTTACAATGATTTCAATGATCAAATTCCCTCTGGACTGGGCCGGTGTTCCCAGTTGGAGATCCTTCGAGCAGGTTTCAACAATCTCTCAGGAGCAGTTCCTCAAGACATCTACGATATTGCCTCACTGCAACAACTTTCATTAGCAATTAATCACCTTTCTGGACCCATTCACGATTCCATCGCCAATCTCTCCAACCTCAGAGTCCTTGAACTCTATTCTAATGAATTCACTGGCTTAATCCCCAAGGATATTGGTAAGCTCTCCAACTTGGAAAAACTTCTCCTTCACATTAATAACCTTACTGGTTCTCTGCCTCCATCTCTCGTGAATTGCATCAAACTCACAACTTTAAATTTGCGGGTCAATTACTTGGAAGGAAATCTTTCTGCCTTCAATTTCTCCTCACTCATCTATCTTAACACCCTTGACCTTGGTAATAATCAGTTTACAGGTATCTTGCCACCAAGTCTTTATTCATGCAAGTCTCTGACTGCTGTTAGACTGGCAAGTAACCAGCTGGAGGGACAGATTTTTCCTGATATACTTTCTCTgcaatctctttcttttttctctgtttCTAATAACCGCTTAACCAATATAACCGGGGCAATAAGGAATCCAATGGGCTGCAAGAATCTCACTACTTTCATCATGTCAAAGAACTTCTTTAATGAACCAATACCGCAGGATGAAAATTTAGTGGCCTCTGATGGATTCCCAAATCTTCAGGTTTTGGGACTCGGTGGTTGCCAATTTACTGGTCAAGTGCCTAACTGGCTAGCTAAACTCAAGAAACTTGAGGTCTTGGACCTGTCTGTAAATCAAATTTCAGGTTCCATTCCTGGTTGGTTGGGTAATTTAACAAACCTTTTCTACCTAGATTTGTCTCAGAACTTCCTGTCAGGAGAATTTCCCAAGGAACTTACAAGATTGACTGCGCTAGCATCTCAAGAAGCAAATGACAAAGTGGACCGAAGTTATCTAGAGTTGCCTGTATTTGTTATACCCAACAATGCAACTAATCAGCAGTACAATCAGCTATCCAATCTGCCACCAGCTATATACCTGAGAAACAACAGCCTCACCGGCAGTATCCCTGTTGATATTGGCCAATTGAAAGTTCTCCATGTATTAGACCTTAGTTCTAACGACCTCTTTGGCAACATTCCTGATGAACTATCAAACCTCACTAACTTAGAATTTTTGGACCTTTCTGTAAACCGTCTATCTGGAGAGATCCCTCCATCACTGAGAGGTCTCCATTTCTTGTCTCATTTCAGTGTGGCAGAGAATAATCTTCAAGGCCCGATTCCATCTGGAGGTCAGTTTGATACCTTCCCACCCTCCAGCTTTGATGGGAACCCAGAATTGTGTGGTTCAATTGTGCAACGCTCTTGCCCGTATCCATCTGGTCCCACCCATCCTACTGCATCTGATGAAAGCACAAACATAAAACTTGTTGTTGGACTAGTCATTGGCATCTGCTTTGGCACTGGTTTAATAATTACTATGTTAGCGTTGTTGATACTCTCTAAGAGAAGGATCATTCCAAGAGGGGACCCCGACAAGTTTGAATGGGATGCTATTTCTAGCAATTCTAATTTCGGGGTTCCTCCTGAGGGTAACAAGAACACTAGCTTAGTCAATTTGTTCGAAAACAATACCAATGAAATCAAGGATCTTACCATATCCGAACTCTTGAAAGCCACTGACAATTTCAATCAAGCCAACATCATTGGCTGTGGgggttttggtttggtttataaagCAACACTGGCAAACGGGACCAAGTTAGCTTTTAAGAAACTCTCTGGAGACTTGGGTCTGATGGAAAGGGAATTCAGAGCAGAGGTGGAGGCTCTGTCCACTGCCCAACACAAGAACCTGGTTTCCCTGCAAGGCTATTGTATCCATGAGGGCTATCGGCTTCTAATATATTCCTACATGGAGAACGGAAGTTTAGATTACTGGCTGCATGAGAAACCTGATGGTGCATCTCAATTAGATTGGCCAACTCGGCTGAAGGTTGCAAGGGGAACAAGTTGCGGGCTCGCTTACATGCACCAGATATGTGAGCCACACATAGTGCATCGTGACATCAAGTCCAGCAACATCCTTCTTGATGACCAGTTTGAGGCACACCTTTCTGACTTCGGATTGTCAAGACTGATTCTTCCTTATCAAACACACGTTACAACTGAGCTTGTTGGTACCTTGGGCTACATTCCTCCAGAATACGGGCAAGCATGGGTAGCTACTTTGAGAGGAGACATGTACAGTTTTGGTGTTGTCATGCTTGAGCTGCTCACTGGGAAAAGGCCTGTGGAGGTATTCAAGCCAAAGATGTCAAGAGAATTAGTTGGGTGGGTGCAGCGAATGAGAAGTGAGGGCAAACAAGATCAGGTCTTTGATCCTATCATCAGAGGAAAGGGCTTCGATGAAGAGATGTTGCAGGTGCTAGACGTCGCCTGCATGTGCGTCAGCCAAAATCCTTTCAAGAGACCAACAATCAAGGAAGTTGTTGAATGGCTAGAGAATGTAGGAGCAACCCACAGAAATGAGAACAAAGACTCTTAG